The following proteins are encoded in a genomic region of Hymenobacter siberiensis:
- a CDS encoding M1 family metallopeptidase, giving the protein MKPFGRIAAALFLLVSVARAQPALPVPRNLQATYAKGTRAETGLPGPNYWQNTADYDLAVNFNPDTRLVSGTVDIKYVNNSPDSLKQLWFKLYPNLYQKGAPRSRAIAPEDVSDGVKIFNLSINGETFDVSKLAPDATNLPITLRRALRAHQIATVRATYAYTLNKSSHQRTGEVEPGAAFVAYFFPRIAVYDDLDGWNRVPYTGDQEFYNDFANFKAAITVPKNFVVWATGDLTNAAEVLAPRYAQRLRDAEQQDTVVSIISEDDAKRRDITAQTDQNTWRFEAKNVTDFVFATADHYVWQSTSLVVDPATKRRTRVDAVYNPKHEDYKEVINFSRKTVEAMSYTFPKWPFPYAHETVFDGLDQMEYPMMVNDNPTATREDAITLTDHEIFHTMFPFYMGINETKYGWMDEGWATIGEWLISGIIDPKLDDDYGVARYAAQAATENDLPIVTLSTQQTGMPFFLNSYPKPGMGYLYVKDMLGDELFTKSLHTYIRNWNGKHPMPYDFFNSMNAGAGRNLNWFWQRWFFDDGYPDLAIARVTKSTAGYDIQVQAKGTKPVPVDLTITFADNTTQKIHRSIGVWETGTNSVTVPVATKQPLKRVTLGSTLVPDSYPKDNVWEGK; this is encoded by the coding sequence ATGAAACCATTTGGTCGGATTGCCGCTGCCCTTTTTCTACTGGTCTCAGTGGCCCGCGCCCAGCCCGCGCTGCCCGTACCGCGCAACCTGCAAGCCACCTACGCCAAAGGCACCCGCGCCGAAACCGGCCTGCCCGGCCCCAACTATTGGCAAAACACCGCCGACTACGACCTGGCCGTGAATTTCAACCCCGATACCCGCCTCGTGTCGGGCACGGTAGACATCAAGTACGTCAACAACAGCCCCGATTCGCTCAAGCAGCTCTGGTTCAAGCTCTACCCCAACCTCTACCAGAAGGGGGCGCCCCGCAGCCGCGCCATTGCCCCGGAAGACGTGAGCGACGGCGTTAAAATATTCAACCTCAGCATCAACGGCGAAACCTTCGATGTGAGCAAGCTGGCCCCCGACGCCACCAACCTGCCCATAACCCTGCGCCGTGCCCTCAGGGCGCACCAGATTGCCACGGTGCGTGCCACCTACGCCTACACCCTCAACAAGAGCTCGCACCAGCGCACCGGCGAAGTTGAGCCGGGGGCCGCTTTCGTGGCTTACTTCTTCCCGCGCATCGCCGTGTACGACGACCTCGACGGCTGGAACCGCGTGCCCTACACCGGCGACCAGGAGTTCTACAACGACTTCGCCAATTTCAAAGCCGCCATCACCGTGCCCAAGAATTTCGTGGTTTGGGCCACCGGCGACCTCACCAACGCCGCCGAAGTGCTGGCCCCAAGGTACGCCCAGCGCCTGCGCGATGCCGAGCAGCAGGACACCGTGGTGAGCATCATCAGCGAGGACGATGCGAAGCGCCGCGACATCACCGCCCAGACCGACCAGAATACCTGGCGTTTCGAGGCCAAAAACGTTACCGATTTCGTATTCGCCACCGCCGACCATTACGTGTGGCAGAGCACCAGCCTGGTGGTGGACCCCGCCACCAAGCGCCGCACCCGCGTCGATGCCGTGTACAATCCCAAGCACGAAGACTACAAGGAAGTCATCAACTTCAGCCGCAAAACGGTGGAGGCCATGAGCTACACCTTCCCGAAGTGGCCCTTTCCCTACGCCCACGAAACCGTGTTCGACGGCCTCGACCAGATGGAGTACCCCATGATGGTGAACGACAACCCCACCGCCACCCGCGAGGACGCCATCACCCTCACCGACCACGAAATCTTCCACACGATGTTCCCCTTCTACATGGGCATCAACGAAACCAAGTACGGCTGGATGGACGAGGGCTGGGCCACCATCGGCGAGTGGCTCATTTCGGGTATCATCGACCCCAAACTGGACGACGACTACGGCGTGGCCCGCTACGCCGCCCAGGCCGCCACCGAAAACGACCTGCCCATCGTCACGCTCAGCACCCAGCAAACGGGGATGCCGTTTTTTCTCAACTCGTACCCCAAGCCCGGCATGGGCTACCTCTACGTGAAGGATATGCTCGGCGATGAGCTGTTCACCAAGTCGCTGCACACCTACATTCGGAACTGGAACGGCAAGCACCCCATGCCCTACGACTTCTTCAACAGCATGAACGCCGGGGCGGGCCGCAACCTTAACTGGTTCTGGCAGCGCTGGTTTTTTGATGATGGCTACCCCGACCTGGCCATCGCCCGCGTCACCAAAAGCACCGCCGGCTACGACATCCAGGTGCAGGCCAAAGGCACTAAACCCGTCCCGGTCGACCTCACCATCACCTTCGCCGATAACACCACCCAGAAAATCCACCGCAGCATCGGCGTATGGGAAACCGGGACCAATTCCGTCACCGTTCCCGTCGCCACCAAGCAGCCCCTGAAACGCGTAACCCTGGGCAGCACCCTGGTGCCGGACAGCTACCCGAAGGATAATGTGTGGGAGGGGAAGTAA
- a CDS encoding metallophosphoesterase, with product MYDLIGDIHGHAAELRQLLQQLGYAPDALGTYRHPAGRQVIFVGDFIDRGPAIRETLQVVRAMVDGGAALAVMGNHEYNALAFWASDPAGGHLRSHRPHHILQHLATIQEFSTKELFAEWQGCLAWFRTLPLFLELPGLRVVHACWDARYIAQLRGWLPDARLTPEFLLAASRVGSDEFNAIEVTLKGHETKLPGGHHFFDKDGHRRTMVRTAWWRDPAISTYHNYYLESVEALADQPVDVATLPNASYYQDETPVFFGHYWLRGEPQLLTPHSVCLDYSVAKGGELVAYRWHGEQTLTPTGLVRANS from the coding sequence ATGTACGACCTTATCGGCGATATTCATGGCCATGCGGCGGAGCTCCGCCAGCTTCTGCAGCAGCTTGGGTACGCGCCCGATGCCCTCGGGACCTACCGGCACCCGGCGGGCCGGCAAGTCATTTTCGTTGGTGATTTTATTGACCGTGGCCCGGCCATTCGTGAGACGCTGCAAGTGGTGCGCGCCATGGTAGACGGCGGCGCGGCCCTGGCCGTGATGGGCAACCACGAGTACAACGCCCTCGCCTTCTGGGCCTCCGACCCCGCCGGCGGGCACCTGCGGTCCCACCGACCGCATCACATTTTGCAGCACCTCGCCACCATTCAGGAGTTCAGCACCAAGGAGCTATTTGCCGAATGGCAGGGCTGCCTGGCGTGGTTTCGCACGCTGCCGCTGTTTCTGGAGCTGCCGGGCTTACGCGTGGTGCACGCCTGCTGGGATGCCCGCTACATTGCCCAGCTGCGCGGGTGGCTGCCCGATGCCCGGCTCACGCCGGAATTTCTACTGGCGGCCAGCCGGGTGGGTTCCGACGAGTTCAATGCCATCGAAGTCACGCTGAAAGGCCACGAAACAAAGCTGCCCGGCGGCCACCATTTCTTCGATAAAGACGGCCACCGCCGCACCATGGTGCGCACCGCGTGGTGGCGCGACCCGGCCATTTCCACCTACCACAACTACTACCTGGAATCCGTTGAGGCGCTGGCCGACCAGCCCGTGGATGTGGCCACCTTGCCCAACGCCAGCTACTACCAGGACGAAACGCCGGTGTTCTTCGGGCATTACTGGCTGCGGGGCGAGCCCCAGCTGCTCACACCGCACTCCGTGTGCCTCGACTACAGCGTGGCAAAAGGCGGTGAGCTGGTGGCCTACCGCTGGCACGGGGAGCAGACGCTGACGCCAACTGGCCTGGTTCGGGCCAATTCGTAG
- a CDS encoding Smr/MutS family protein, producing the protein MNVGDRVRLLTGTEEGIVTRLLDSELVEVAIDNDFTIPVLRREVVVVAQEEGKNFDRAAVDYGPGQTPGKNANASKKDNSKRPSATPAAPKPVQPSLQEALAAVASSGKGVAKISGPAAGARQPAAAKGLFLALVHQSPELLGVTLINNTEADVLFTYGEETSARPYRALAADKLGPKTSTKPLSFLHMKDFEAWPAVIFQLLPSKPNGDAAYELLTKRQAFKASTFYGSQKPAPVIGKDAYLFQLDEKAAAAIAPEQLAEETPAPAPTAPAKPAGVDIAALKAQLSGDAPAKPAAVVAAATPAKPAGPIVAPPHELDLHLEALRPDNTEELSNTAILRLQLDAFEDALSRALATNMHEIVFIHGMGNGVLRKEIHRQLSRNKDIKFFEDARKEKFGFGATLVRLK; encoded by the coding sequence ATGAACGTAGGAGATAGAGTCCGGCTCCTGACCGGCACCGAAGAAGGAATTGTTACCCGCCTGCTCGACAGTGAGCTGGTAGAAGTAGCTATTGACAACGATTTTACCATTCCCGTGCTTCGGCGCGAAGTAGTGGTAGTGGCCCAGGAAGAAGGCAAGAACTTCGACCGCGCCGCCGTGGACTACGGCCCCGGCCAGACGCCCGGCAAAAATGCCAACGCCAGCAAGAAGGACAACAGCAAGCGGCCGTCGGCTACGCCGGCTGCGCCCAAGCCGGTGCAGCCTTCGTTGCAGGAGGCCCTGGCTGCTGTGGCTTCGAGCGGCAAAGGCGTGGCCAAAATCAGCGGGCCGGCCGCCGGGGCCAGGCAGCCGGCAGCGGCCAAAGGCCTGTTCCTGGCCCTGGTGCACCAGTCCCCGGAGCTGCTGGGCGTCACGCTCATCAACAACACCGAGGCCGACGTGCTCTTCACCTATGGCGAGGAAACCAGCGCCCGCCCCTACCGCGCCCTGGCCGCCGACAAGCTTGGCCCCAAAACCAGCACCAAGCCCCTCTCCTTCCTGCACATGAAGGATTTTGAGGCTTGGCCCGCGGTCATCTTCCAGCTGCTGCCCAGCAAGCCGAATGGCGACGCGGCCTACGAGCTGCTCACCAAGCGGCAGGCCTTCAAGGCCAGCACGTTCTACGGTAGCCAAAAGCCCGCGCCGGTGATTGGCAAGGATGCCTACCTCTTCCAGCTGGACGAGAAAGCGGCCGCCGCCATCGCCCCCGAGCAGCTGGCCGAAGAAACTCCTGCCCCGGCTCCCACCGCCCCGGCCAAGCCCGCCGGTGTGGATATTGCCGCCCTCAAAGCCCAGCTCAGCGGCGACGCACCGGCCAAGCCGGCCGCTGTGGTAGCCGCCGCCACGCCAGCCAAGCCGGCCGGCCCTATCGTGGCCCCGCCCCACGAGCTCGACCTGCACCTCGAAGCCCTGCGCCCCGATAACACCGAGGAGCTGAGCAACACCGCCATTCTGCGCCTGCAGCTCGATGCGTTTGAGGACGCGCTGAGCCGCGCCCTGGCCACCAACATGCACGAAATCGTGTTTATTCACGGCATGGGCAATGGGGTACTGCGCAAGGAAATCCACCGCCAGCTGAGCCGGAACAAGGACATCAAGTTCTTCGAGGACGCCCGCAAGGAGAAGTTCGGCTTCGGTGCCACGCTGGTGCGGCTGAAGTAG
- a CDS encoding DUF2279 domain-containing protein, whose protein sequence is MALVSLILDLFGRGRLAGLAMGGALAVPLAGRGQVPLRTDSASGPPVRSVDVSSRSNFPVDSVALRKRRLRLLVSGTALSYGVIYTGLTTAWYTGERVQLHWFNDLPEWQQLDKCGHFWGAFQESRGAVDMLRWAGLSEKKAIWYGSFVGFVVQSPIEILDGFDPAYGASATDLAANFLGSSALLAQQLAWHDVRIMPKWSFHLTSYAAMRPNVLGSNVPERWLKDYNGQTYWLCTDVGAFLKPGNRWPRWLQPAVGYGGQDMVYNDDGTNAEKGLRPYRQFYLSLDVDLRRIPTRSPLLKKIFYTLSIFHLPAPALEYNGRDGFGFHGLYM, encoded by the coding sequence ATGGCGCTTGTCTCGTTGATTTTAGATTTGTTCGGGCGCGGGCGGCTGGCCGGGCTGGCCATGGGCGGTGCGCTGGCGGTGCCACTGGCCGGGCGCGGGCAGGTGCCGCTCCGTACCGACAGTGCGAGTGGCCCGCCGGTTCGCTCGGTTGATGTCTCCTCACGCAGCAACTTTCCGGTTGATTCGGTGGCACTGCGCAAGCGCCGCTTGCGTCTACTCGTGAGCGGCACGGCGCTGAGCTACGGCGTTATTTACACCGGCCTCACCACGGCCTGGTACACCGGCGAGCGGGTGCAGCTGCACTGGTTCAACGACCTGCCCGAGTGGCAGCAGCTCGACAAGTGCGGGCATTTCTGGGGCGCGTTTCAGGAAAGCCGGGGCGCGGTGGATATGCTGCGCTGGGCCGGCCTGAGCGAGAAAAAGGCCATCTGGTACGGCTCGTTTGTGGGCTTCGTGGTGCAGAGCCCGATTGAAATCCTCGACGGCTTCGACCCGGCTTACGGCGCGTCGGCTACTGATTTGGCGGCCAATTTCCTGGGTTCCTCGGCCCTGCTGGCCCAACAGCTGGCCTGGCACGATGTCCGCATCATGCCCAAATGGTCGTTTCATCTCACCAGCTACGCCGCCATGCGCCCCAACGTGCTGGGCAGCAACGTGCCTGAGCGCTGGCTGAAGGACTACAACGGCCAGACCTACTGGCTTTGCACCGATGTAGGCGCGTTCCTAAAGCCCGGCAACCGCTGGCCCCGCTGGCTGCAACCCGCCGTGGGCTACGGCGGCCAGGACATGGTGTATAACGACGACGGCACCAACGCCGAAAAAGGCCTGCGCCCCTACCGCCAGTTTTACCTTTCGCTCGACGTAGATTTGCGCCGCATTCCCACCCGTAGCCCGCTGCTGAAAAAGATATTCTACACCCTCAGCATTTTCCACTTGCCAGCCCCGGCGCTGGAGTACAACGGGCGCGACGGTTTTGGCTTTCACGGCCTATACATGTAA
- a CDS encoding DUF4961 domain-containing protein — MQKLRHLTALLLTLLAWTAQAQVTTSPVFFTDTTPVTITYDASQGNGALANFTGNVYIWTGTVTNLSSSNTNWRNVHSPSFGVADPSAQMTRSASNPNIYTITFTPRTFYPIPAAETLLRLGMIFKNADGSTVGRATGGGDIFVDASTTALSVRITNPTSNASGNPLFVALGAQVSVTGTASATANLAFSLNGTQVAQQASATTLTTTVTAATGRNVVRFSAVSGTNQAVDSLIFVVRPTVTVAALPAGAKDGVTYLNGGTSVILNLTAPNKQFAYVLGEFNNWQTTNASYMNKTPDGNRWWVQINGLTAGREYAYQYLVDGTLRVADPYCEKILDPNDDQYIPAVTYPGLKAYPTGRTTGIVSVLQTNQTPYVWTATTFQRPSRTNLVVYELLMRDFIARHDYQTLRDTLNYLSRLGVNAIELMPINEFDGNDNWGYSPDFFFAPDKYYGTKQAFKQFIDECHRRGIAVILDMVLNHSTGQSPMVQLYAGANGGPSSDNPWFNVTAPHPYSVYNDFNHESALTRSFSKQVMSFWLQEYHIDGYRFDLAGGFTQQPSTGNTYGNYDQSRINIWLDYYQHMIGVDANLYPILEHFPENREGKALADAGFMIWGNAVNNYNEATMGYLPNSNFSYGYYGSTAQGGRGWNSPNLVTYMESHDEERLMYKNLTFGNSAGTYSTRDLNTALARIELASAFFFTVPGPKMVWQFGELGYDKSIFACSNGTVPTPYGNDQCKLSAKQPVWAYYQDANRRQLYDVQRALIALKKQESAFANPTGYTQQLAGAAKSIHVSNATQNITIIGNFDVTSTTIDPAFQRTGKWYNYLSGDSITVTNANALITLAPGAYAVYTTRRLKKAVLLGTKASRTDALRLVAVPNPSSSSTSLRYELAAPSAVTVTVHNVLGATVRTISSRATQAAGAHELALPVQDLANGIYVVRLSTGQLMQTTRIVVQH, encoded by the coding sequence ATGCAAAAACTTCGACACCTCACCGCCCTGCTGTTGACCCTGCTGGCCTGGACCGCCCAGGCGCAGGTAACTACCTCGCCGGTTTTCTTCACCGATACCACGCCCGTCACCATCACCTACGATGCCAGTCAGGGCAACGGGGCGCTGGCCAATTTCACCGGCAACGTCTACATCTGGACCGGCACCGTGACCAACCTGAGCTCCAGCAACACCAACTGGCGCAACGTGCACAGCCCCAGCTTCGGCGTGGCCGACCCCTCGGCGCAGATGACCCGTAGCGCCAGCAACCCCAACATCTACACCATCACCTTCACGCCGCGCACGTTCTACCCCATTCCGGCGGCCGAAACGCTGCTGCGCCTGGGCATGATTTTCAAGAATGCCGACGGCTCCACGGTGGGCCGGGCCACCGGCGGCGGCGACATTTTCGTGGATGCGTCCACGACTGCCCTGTCGGTCCGCATCACCAACCCGACTTCCAACGCCAGCGGCAACCCGCTGTTCGTGGCCCTGGGCGCACAAGTAAGCGTAACGGGTACGGCCTCCGCCACGGCCAACCTGGCCTTCAGTCTCAATGGTACGCAGGTGGCCCAGCAGGCCAGCGCCACCACCCTCACCACCACCGTCACAGCGGCCACCGGCCGCAACGTGGTGCGCTTCAGCGCCGTCAGCGGTACCAACCAGGCGGTCGATTCGCTGATTTTTGTGGTGCGCCCCACCGTTACCGTTGCCGCGCTGCCCGCCGGGGCCAAGGACGGCGTTACGTACCTGAATGGCGGCACGTCGGTCATCCTCAACCTCACGGCCCCAAACAAGCAGTTTGCTTATGTCCTGGGCGAGTTCAACAACTGGCAGACAACCAACGCCAGCTACATGAACAAAACGCCCGACGGCAACCGCTGGTGGGTGCAAATCAACGGCCTCACCGCCGGCCGCGAATACGCCTACCAGTACCTCGTGGACGGCACCCTGCGCGTGGCCGACCCCTACTGCGAGAAAATCCTGGACCCGAACGACGACCAGTACATCCCGGCCGTGACCTACCCCGGCCTCAAGGCCTACCCCACGGGCCGCACCACGGGCATTGTGTCGGTGCTGCAAACCAACCAGACGCCCTACGTGTGGACAGCTACCACCTTCCAGCGCCCCAGCCGCACCAACCTCGTGGTGTATGAGCTGCTGATGCGCGACTTCATCGCCCGCCACGACTACCAGACCCTGCGCGACACCCTGAACTACCTCTCGCGCCTCGGCGTGAATGCCATCGAGCTGATGCCCATCAATGAATTCGACGGCAACGACAACTGGGGCTACAGCCCCGATTTCTTCTTCGCGCCCGATAAATACTATGGCACCAAGCAGGCCTTCAAGCAGTTCATAGATGAATGCCACCGCCGCGGCATCGCCGTAATTCTGGACATGGTGCTCAACCACTCCACCGGCCAGAGCCCAATGGTGCAGCTATACGCCGGGGCCAACGGCGGCCCTTCGTCCGATAACCCGTGGTTCAACGTGACGGCCCCGCACCCGTATAGTGTGTACAACGACTTCAACCACGAAAGCGCCCTCACCAGGTCCTTCTCGAAGCAGGTGATGTCGTTCTGGCTTCAGGAATACCACATTGATGGCTACCGCTTTGACCTGGCTGGCGGCTTCACGCAGCAGCCCAGCACGGGCAACACCTACGGCAACTACGACCAATCGCGCATCAACATCTGGCTAGATTATTACCAACACATGATTGGCGTCGATGCTAACCTGTACCCCATTCTGGAGCATTTCCCCGAAAACCGCGAGGGTAAGGCCCTGGCCGACGCCGGCTTCATGATATGGGGCAACGCCGTTAATAACTACAACGAGGCCACGATGGGCTACCTGCCCAATTCGAACTTCAGCTACGGCTACTACGGCAGCACCGCCCAGGGTGGTCGCGGCTGGAACAGCCCCAACCTGGTAACCTACATGGAAAGCCACGACGAGGAGCGCCTGATGTACAAGAACCTCACCTTCGGCAATTCGGCCGGCACCTACAGCACCCGCGACCTCAACACCGCCCTGGCGCGCATCGAGCTGGCCTCGGCCTTCTTCTTCACCGTGCCCGGCCCCAAAATGGTGTGGCAGTTTGGCGAGCTGGGCTACGACAAGTCCATCTTCGCCTGCTCGAATGGCACCGTGCCCACGCCCTATGGCAACGACCAGTGCAAGCTGAGCGCCAAGCAGCCCGTGTGGGCCTACTACCAGGATGCCAACCGCCGCCAGCTCTACGATGTGCAGCGCGCCCTGATTGCCCTCAAAAAGCAGGAGTCCGCCTTTGCCAACCCCACCGGCTACACGCAGCAGCTGGCCGGCGCCGCCAAGTCCATCCACGTCAGCAACGCCACGCAGAACATCACCATCATCGGTAACTTCGACGTGACCAGCACCACCATCGACCCCGCCTTCCAGCGCACCGGCAAGTGGTACAACTACCTGTCCGGCGACAGCATCACCGTGACCAACGCCAATGCGCTCATCACGTTGGCTCCCGGCGCCTACGCCGTTTACACCACGCGCCGCCTCAAAAAGGCTGTTCTGCTGGGCACTAAAGCCAGCCGCACCGATGCCCTGCGCCTCGTGGCCGTGCCCAACCCCAGCAGCAGCAGCACCAGCCTCCGGTATGAGCTGGCCGCGCCGTCCGCCGTTACCGTAACGGTGCACAACGTGCTGGGCGCTACCGTACGCACCATCAGCAGCCGCGCCACGCAGGCTGCCGGCGCGCACGAGCTCGCCCTGCCCGTGCAGGACCTGGCCAATGGCATTTATGTGGTGCGCCTCAGCACCGGCCAGCTTATGCAAACTACCCGCATTGTAGTGCAGCACTAA
- a CDS encoding N-acetylglucosamine kinase produces the protein MILIADGGSTKCSWCQLDDAHNRVYFNTEGYNPDFMDTAAIVASLNQHLPSTLPREEVTDVHFYGAGVSSAQKAEVIAAALRQVFPKAKTHVTEDLLAAARALLGHKPGFAAILGTGTNSCLYDGEKITYNVDSLGYFLGDEGSGSYFGKRLLRDYLRGLLPDGLQEIFKETYALGSRNDILDRLYNQPLPNRYLANFAKFAYDHNNVSYCREIVLEGFETFFQNLVLHYPRFQEYTFNCVGSVGYNFRDVLTQVAKTHGMEVGKIIRSPIDDLVAYHDELPVR, from the coding sequence ATGATACTTATTGCCGACGGCGGCTCAACGAAATGCAGCTGGTGCCAGCTCGACGACGCGCACAACCGCGTGTACTTTAACACGGAGGGCTATAACCCTGATTTCATGGACACGGCGGCCATTGTGGCCTCGCTCAACCAGCACCTGCCCAGTACGCTGCCCCGCGAGGAGGTGACCGACGTGCATTTCTACGGCGCGGGCGTATCGTCGGCGCAGAAGGCGGAGGTGATTGCGGCGGCCCTGCGCCAGGTATTTCCCAAGGCCAAGACCCACGTAACCGAAGACCTGCTGGCCGCGGCCCGCGCCCTGCTGGGCCACAAGCCCGGCTTCGCGGCCATTCTGGGCACGGGCACCAACTCCTGCCTGTATGATGGCGAGAAAATCACGTACAACGTGGATTCGCTGGGGTATTTCCTAGGCGATGAGGGTTCGGGCTCGTACTTCGGCAAGCGGCTGCTGCGCGACTACCTACGTGGCCTGCTGCCCGATGGCCTGCAGGAGATTTTCAAGGAGACATACGCGCTGGGCTCGCGCAACGACATTCTGGACCGCCTCTACAACCAGCCGCTGCCCAACCGCTACCTGGCCAATTTCGCCAAGTTTGCCTACGACCACAACAACGTGAGCTACTGCCGCGAAATCGTACTCGAAGGCTTCGAAACCTTCTTCCAGAACCTGGTGCTGCACTACCCGCGCTTTCAGGAATACACCTTCAACTGCGTGGGCTCGGTGGGCTACAATTTCCGCGATGTGCTGACGCAGGTGGCCAAAACCCACGGCATGGAAGTGGGCAAGATTATCCGCTCCCCTATCGACGATTTGGTGGCGTACCACGACGAATTGCCGGTGCGGTAA
- a CDS encoding SusE domain-containing protein, producing MYRLFSKTAALAGLLALSLTACKKDEVRVNSEFSAPPVLTASTTNAGALAKANAQNTAVTYTWTPYTITTSDDSKVASTVTYTLQIAKAGTNFATVREISGGVGTASSLAIKTIDLNSALLFLGLPFGQPGLVDVRLKTFVAGNLPTLYSTTKQLTATPYDECTAPNADTWGLVGPAGDGWPGATATDRMLKWDCVANAYVLRSALNVGDFKFRKNQDWAINLGALTKPLMPGATATTLKINGEDMSIAVAGTYTVKLTITGSGANVTAGTLTVTP from the coding sequence ATGTATCGCTTATTTTCCAAAACGGCGGCCCTGGCCGGCCTGCTGGCCCTCAGCCTCACAGCCTGTAAGAAGGACGAGGTGCGGGTTAATTCCGAGTTCAGCGCCCCGCCGGTGCTGACGGCGAGCACCACCAACGCCGGGGCCCTGGCGAAGGCCAATGCCCAGAACACGGCCGTGACCTACACCTGGACGCCCTACACCATCACGACGTCGGACGATTCCAAAGTAGCCTCCACGGTAACCTACACCCTGCAGATTGCCAAGGCGGGCACCAACTTCGCCACGGTACGGGAAATCAGCGGCGGCGTGGGCACGGCTTCTTCCCTGGCCATCAAAACCATTGACCTGAACTCGGCCCTGCTGTTTCTGGGCCTGCCGTTTGGCCAGCCGGGCCTGGTTGATGTACGCCTGAAAACCTTCGTGGCTGGTAACCTGCCTACCCTCTACTCCACCACGAAACAGCTCACGGCCACCCCCTACGACGAGTGCACGGCCCCCAACGCCGACACCTGGGGCCTGGTGGGCCCGGCCGGCGATGGCTGGCCCGGTGCTACCGCCACTGACCGCATGCTGAAGTGGGACTGTGTGGCCAATGCCTACGTGCTGCGCTCGGCCCTCAACGTCGGCGACTTCAAGTTCCGCAAGAACCAGGACTGGGCCATCAACCTGGGCGCGCTGACCAAGCCCCTGATGCCCGGCGCCACCGCCACTACGCTGAAGATTAACGGCGAAGACATGTCAATTGCCGTGGCCGGCACCTACACGGTGAAGCTGACGATAACCGGCAGCGGAGCCAACGTGACGGCCGGTACGCTCACCGTCACACCCTAA